In the genome of Neodiprion pinetum isolate iyNeoPine1 chromosome 2, iyNeoPine1.2, whole genome shotgun sequence, one region contains:
- the Y-e3 gene encoding yellow-e3 isoform X2 produces MMDLRRVASHAVFVILIISGVRAHSSNNKFRSIYSWKALEFAFTTPQARETAIELGEFIPGKPLPIDVDTYRGSRTGSRIFVSIPRFQQGVPVTLGYVTNVVSSHDNPVIAPYPSWDWHRSGDCDGLTSVWRMQIDRCGRLWVMDTGKIEENQICSPQLLVFSLETNQLLSRYRFPKDHVKESSLFVNPVVDVRGQFCQNTFVYVADVTGFGLIVYDHQKTRSWRINNNLFYPYPNYGTFSIKGEVFDLMDGVLGMALSPLKPNEDRTLYFHSLASRVESYVATSVIRNYSLFHENPDGAARSFVSFKNERSSQSAAEAMDKNGVMYFGLLSELAIGCWNSRNYEYGDEFIERIAVNADTLQFPSGVKVITESDGHQQLWVITVSFQRVMVGTLTPNETNFRIQAADINELVRGTKCDVASLNINAIRESATSGGGTVTFPQ; encoded by the exons ATGATGGACCTTAGGCGAGTGGCCTCACATGCAGTCTTTGTCATTCTCATCATCTCGGGGGTCCGGGCCCACTCTTCAAATAACAAATTCCGAAGCATTTACTCCTGGAAGGCCCTCGAGTTCGCTTTTACGACTCCCCAGGCGAGAGAGACTGCCATTGAGCTGGGCGAATTCATACCTGGCAAACCGCTGCCCATCGACGTTGACACTTATCGCGGCA GCAGAACTGGATCCCGGATTTTCGTATCGATACCACGATTCCAACAAGGAGTACCGGTAACCTTGGGCTACGTAACCAACGTTGTTTCAAGTCATGACAATCCGGTAATCGCACCTTATCCAAGCTGGGATTGGCACCGGTCCGGTGATTGCGACGGTTTGACCAGCGTTTGGAGGATGCAG ATTGACCGTTGCGGGCGATTGTGGGTGATGGACACGGGGAAAATCGAGGAAAATCAAATATGCTCGCCACAGCTGCTAGTCTTCTCGCTCGAGACGAACCAGCTCCTCTCGCGTTACAGATTCCCAAAGGACCACGTCAAGGAGAGCTCCCTCTTCGTGAACCCGGTCGTCGACGTGCGAGGTCAGTTTTGTCAGAACACCTTTGTCTACGTCGCCGACGTGACCGGGTTCGGCCTGATAGTGTACGACCACCAGAAAACTCGAAGCTGGAGGATAAACAACAACCTGTTCTACCCATACCCGAACTACGGAACGTTCTCCATCAAGGGCGAAGTCTTCGATCTGATGGACGGCGTTCTGGGGATGGCGCTGAGCCCTCTGAAGCCAAACGAGGACAGAACCCTGTACTTCCACTCGCTGGCGAGTAGAGTAGAGTCCTACGTCGCGACCTCGGTTATAAG GAACTATTCTCTCTTCCACGAGAATCCCGACGGAGCTGCTCGCTCCTTCGTCTCCTTTAAAAACGAACGGAGCTCCCAATCGGCGGCCGAAGCCATGGACAAGAACGGCGTCATGTACTTCGGACTGCTTTCCGAGTTGGCGATCGGCTGCTGGAATAGCAGGAACTATGAATACGGCGATGAATTCATTGAGAGGATCGCCGTGAATGCGGACACCCTGCAATTCCCCTCTGGAGTCAAG GTTATCACCGAGTCCGACGGACATCAGCAGCTCTGGGTGATAACGGTGTCCTTCCAGCGAGTTATGGTTGGAACCCTGACTCCGAACGAAACGAACTTCCGGATCCAGGCTGCCGATATCAATGAGCTGGTGCGCGGAACGAAGTGTGACGTCGCTTCTCTGAACATAAACGCGATCAGGGAGTCAGCGACCAGTGGTGGTGGTACTGTGACATTTCCACAATGA
- the Y-e3 gene encoding yellow-e3 isoform X1, protein MKGEAMMDLRRVASHAVFVILIISGVRAHSSNNKFRSIYSWKALEFAFTTPQARETAIELGEFIPGKPLPIDVDTYRGSRTGSRIFVSIPRFQQGVPVTLGYVTNVVSSHDNPVIAPYPSWDWHRSGDCDGLTSVWRMQIDRCGRLWVMDTGKIEENQICSPQLLVFSLETNQLLSRYRFPKDHVKESSLFVNPVVDVRGQFCQNTFVYVADVTGFGLIVYDHQKTRSWRINNNLFYPYPNYGTFSIKGEVFDLMDGVLGMALSPLKPNEDRTLYFHSLASRVESYVATSVIRNYSLFHENPDGAARSFVSFKNERSSQSAAEAMDKNGVMYFGLLSELAIGCWNSRNYEYGDEFIERIAVNADTLQFPSGVKVITESDGHQQLWVITVSFQRVMVGTLTPNETNFRIQAADINELVRGTKCDVASLNINAIRESATSGGGTVTFPQ, encoded by the exons ATGAAAG GTGAAGCGATGATGGACCTTAGGCGAGTGGCCTCACATGCAGTCTTTGTCATTCTCATCATCTCGGGGGTCCGGGCCCACTCTTCAAATAACAAATTCCGAAGCATTTACTCCTGGAAGGCCCTCGAGTTCGCTTTTACGACTCCCCAGGCGAGAGAGACTGCCATTGAGCTGGGCGAATTCATACCTGGCAAACCGCTGCCCATCGACGTTGACACTTATCGCGGCA GCAGAACTGGATCCCGGATTTTCGTATCGATACCACGATTCCAACAAGGAGTACCGGTAACCTTGGGCTACGTAACCAACGTTGTTTCAAGTCATGACAATCCGGTAATCGCACCTTATCCAAGCTGGGATTGGCACCGGTCCGGTGATTGCGACGGTTTGACCAGCGTTTGGAGGATGCAG ATTGACCGTTGCGGGCGATTGTGGGTGATGGACACGGGGAAAATCGAGGAAAATCAAATATGCTCGCCACAGCTGCTAGTCTTCTCGCTCGAGACGAACCAGCTCCTCTCGCGTTACAGATTCCCAAAGGACCACGTCAAGGAGAGCTCCCTCTTCGTGAACCCGGTCGTCGACGTGCGAGGTCAGTTTTGTCAGAACACCTTTGTCTACGTCGCCGACGTGACCGGGTTCGGCCTGATAGTGTACGACCACCAGAAAACTCGAAGCTGGAGGATAAACAACAACCTGTTCTACCCATACCCGAACTACGGAACGTTCTCCATCAAGGGCGAAGTCTTCGATCTGATGGACGGCGTTCTGGGGATGGCGCTGAGCCCTCTGAAGCCAAACGAGGACAGAACCCTGTACTTCCACTCGCTGGCGAGTAGAGTAGAGTCCTACGTCGCGACCTCGGTTATAAG GAACTATTCTCTCTTCCACGAGAATCCCGACGGAGCTGCTCGCTCCTTCGTCTCCTTTAAAAACGAACGGAGCTCCCAATCGGCGGCCGAAGCCATGGACAAGAACGGCGTCATGTACTTCGGACTGCTTTCCGAGTTGGCGATCGGCTGCTGGAATAGCAGGAACTATGAATACGGCGATGAATTCATTGAGAGGATCGCCGTGAATGCGGACACCCTGCAATTCCCCTCTGGAGTCAAG GTTATCACCGAGTCCGACGGACATCAGCAGCTCTGGGTGATAACGGTGTCCTTCCAGCGAGTTATGGTTGGAACCCTGACTCCGAACGAAACGAACTTCCGGATCCAGGCTGCCGATATCAATGAGCTGGTGCGCGGAACGAAGTGTGACGTCGCTTCTCTGAACATAAACGCGATCAGGGAGTCAGCGACCAGTGGTGGTGGTACTGTGACATTTCCACAATGA
- the LOC124213380 gene encoding major royal jelly protein 1-like isoform X2, translating to MLQVSEEYNYTKIIPIDFQKISGNRVLVTTPRYSNDLLIPSLSIVSPMIGDGGSLLEPYPNWDWHETECCGDEIITSVSRLFTDQCNRLWFVDSGKIGDKQVCSAKLFAFNTTTDHVIHRIDIPHELTHNSVDPSKGRLEIQFVETKGDSCDETWAYIGDPEGYGLVIWDGSDIWRLENDDVYAPASSATKFSVAGENVTLELGTSIVRIPPPGFIDEDYLFLRPLSSYSDYAIRVEDLHNSKNSSVTYYKGNITLPSQELVKVFSKSGVLMGALASSLVVACWNLANPLATEYVGTPLEDDEALQFTSAAKIFEGSEPGFEHEEYWMLTNRYQKFALGTMDFDDVNFRILSVNIADTVQGTVCAPSSHSATSIEDKFFFEYEMV from the exons ATGTTGCAAGTTTCTGAAGAATACAATTACACGAAAATCATACCAATTGATTTCCAGAAAATCTCAG GCAATAGAGTTCTGGTTACAACACCCAGATATTCCAACGATTTGTTAATTCCAAGTTTGTCAATTGTTTCGCCTATGATCGGGGACGGTGGTTCGTTGCTGGAGCCCTACCCAAATTGGGATTGGCACGAGACAGAATGTTGTggtgatgaaataataacaagcGTGTCTCGTCTTTTC aCGGACCAGTGCAACAGGCTGTGGTTCGTCGACTCCGGGAAGATAGGAGATAAGCAAGTATGTTCTGCTAAGCTGTTCGCCTTCAATACGACAACCGACCACGTGATCCATCGGATTGATATTCCACATGAGTTGACCCATAATTCTGTAGATCCGAGCAAGGGCCGGCTTGAGATACAATTCGTCGAGACGAAGGGGGACTCCTGCGATGAGACTTGG GCTTACATTGGGGACCCGGAGGGCTATGGCCTTGTTATTTGGGACGGTTCGGACATATGGCGTCTGGAAAACGACGACGTTTATGCCCCGGCCTCGTCAGCTACGAAGTTCAGCGTTGCCGGCGAGAACGTCACCCTGGAACTCGGGACTTCCATTGTGAGGATACCCCCCCCGGGATTCATCGACGAGGACTATCTTTTTCTGAGACCATTGTCTTCCTACTCAGACTACGCGATAAGAGTCGAGGATTTGCACAATTCGAAGAACAGCAGTGTAACTTACTACAAGGGCAACATTACGCTGCCGTCGCAAGAGCTTGTCAAAGTCTTCTCGAAGTCCGGGGTCCTTATGGGCGCCTTGGCCTCGAGTCTGGTAGTGGCTTGCTGGAACCTGGCAAATCCTCTGGCTACAGAGTACGTG GGTACACCGTTGGAGGACGACGAGGCTCTGCAATTTACCAGCGCTGCTAAAATATTCGAAGGGTCTGAGCCCGGATTTGAGCACGAAGAGTACTGGATGCTGACCAATCGGTATCAAAAATTCGCCCTGGGTACCATGGACTTCGACGATGTCAATTTCAGAATTCTGTCGGTCAACATCGCTGATACCGTCCAAGGCACGGTGTGCGCGCCGAGCTCGCACAGTGCCACTAGCATTgaggataaatttttctttgaatatgAAATGGTATGA
- the LOC124213380 gene encoding major royal jelly protein 1-like isoform X1, translating into MTTPSRPFRILTIVLSCVGSLLAAELTTIHEWKYIEYAAEDPLVEHMLQVSEEYNYTKIIPIDFQKISGNRVLVTTPRYSNDLLIPSLSIVSPMIGDGGSLLEPYPNWDWHETECCGDEIITSVSRLFTDQCNRLWFVDSGKIGDKQVCSAKLFAFNTTTDHVIHRIDIPHELTHNSVDPSKGRLEIQFVETKGDSCDETWAYIGDPEGYGLVIWDGSDIWRLENDDVYAPASSATKFSVAGENVTLELGTSIVRIPPPGFIDEDYLFLRPLSSYSDYAIRVEDLHNSKNSSVTYYKGNITLPSQELVKVFSKSGVLMGALASSLVVACWNLANPLATEYVGTPLEDDEALQFTSAAKIFEGSEPGFEHEEYWMLTNRYQKFALGTMDFDDVNFRILSVNIADTVQGTVCAPSSHSATSIEDKFFFEYEMV; encoded by the exons ATGACAACCCCATCTAGACCATTTCGTATACTCACAATCGTATTGTCATGTGTTGGCTCGTTGTTGGCGGCAGAACTTACGACTATCCATGAATGGAAGTACATTGAATACGCGGCCGAAGATCCACTTGTTGAGCATATGTTGCAAGTTTCTGAAGAATACAATTACACGAAAATCATACCAATTGATTTCCAGAAAATCTCAG GCAATAGAGTTCTGGTTACAACACCCAGATATTCCAACGATTTGTTAATTCCAAGTTTGTCAATTGTTTCGCCTATGATCGGGGACGGTGGTTCGTTGCTGGAGCCCTACCCAAATTGGGATTGGCACGAGACAGAATGTTGTggtgatgaaataataacaagcGTGTCTCGTCTTTTC aCGGACCAGTGCAACAGGCTGTGGTTCGTCGACTCCGGGAAGATAGGAGATAAGCAAGTATGTTCTGCTAAGCTGTTCGCCTTCAATACGACAACCGACCACGTGATCCATCGGATTGATATTCCACATGAGTTGACCCATAATTCTGTAGATCCGAGCAAGGGCCGGCTTGAGATACAATTCGTCGAGACGAAGGGGGACTCCTGCGATGAGACTTGG GCTTACATTGGGGACCCGGAGGGCTATGGCCTTGTTATTTGGGACGGTTCGGACATATGGCGTCTGGAAAACGACGACGTTTATGCCCCGGCCTCGTCAGCTACGAAGTTCAGCGTTGCCGGCGAGAACGTCACCCTGGAACTCGGGACTTCCATTGTGAGGATACCCCCCCCGGGATTCATCGACGAGGACTATCTTTTTCTGAGACCATTGTCTTCCTACTCAGACTACGCGATAAGAGTCGAGGATTTGCACAATTCGAAGAACAGCAGTGTAACTTACTACAAGGGCAACATTACGCTGCCGTCGCAAGAGCTTGTCAAAGTCTTCTCGAAGTCCGGGGTCCTTATGGGCGCCTTGGCCTCGAGTCTGGTAGTGGCTTGCTGGAACCTGGCAAATCCTCTGGCTACAGAGTACGTG GGTACACCGTTGGAGGACGACGAGGCTCTGCAATTTACCAGCGCTGCTAAAATATTCGAAGGGTCTGAGCCCGGATTTGAGCACGAAGAGTACTGGATGCTGACCAATCGGTATCAAAAATTCGCCCTGGGTACCATGGACTTCGACGATGTCAATTTCAGAATTCTGTCGGTCAACATCGCTGATACCGTCCAAGGCACGGTGTGCGCGCCGAGCTCGCACAGTGCCACTAGCATTgaggataaatttttctttgaatatgAAATGGTATGA